Genomic window (Culex pipiens pallens isolate TS chromosome 3, TS_CPP_V2, whole genome shotgun sequence):
AGGTTGACtcgtgttcatcaaaatccgaTCAAGTGCCACGTGCCGATCGGTCGCCTTCAACATACGGTTGGAAAAGTGCGTTCGTCAAAATCCGGACAAATCTGTTCGGTCACACCCGAATTGCGGATAAGTGTGCCTGGTCCGGACATCGAATAAGTCCGGTTAGATATCAATAGTCAGCAACTGTCGTGTTCACTGGAAGAGCACGTTACAACGAAGAAATCCGGTCAATTAGAGATTGCCCGGTCGCATTCGACATCAGGTCGAGCTTACATGCGCCAAGGAGTTTCATCAGTGAATCGTCAATCGAAGCTGATCAATCTGAAGGAAAATCTATCGTCGTGTGGACAACGAGACATCGAAGCATCACATCGAGCATAGCAGAATCAGCAACGCAACGAGCATCGCAACGAGCAGCGTAACGAGCAGCAACGAGCATCGCAGCATCACCATCGCAACGAGCTACAGCAGAAAAGTAGTAAGTCTACAACGTTAGCCCGTAAGAAGTGATCAGTTAggaaaaaatcgcaaatttaccaaaaagagTGTAAAGAAGCAATATggcttcaaaattgttcaagttTAGTGGCAATACGAATGGTCACTGTCAGCTTTGTAATGATGCTGATGAAAAGGATAAGATGATAGGTTGTGACGATTGCCAACATTGGTTTCACAAAAGTTGTGCAAATGTTCCAAAAGATCCACCCAAGAAACAAGAATGGTTTTGTCCAAGATGCGTGACCATCGCGGAAAAACTTAGAGGAAGTGTAAATCCAATTATCGAAATGATGGAAGCACAAAAGGAAGCATTCCGTTACATGTCCAATAAGAGTACTAACAATCAGGTAGCAACCTTAAAAGAAATGATGGATGCATTTAAAGCAtcattgaatgttaaaaatgagCAACTCGAAAATCAATCTGCAATGGTAGTTGATAATCCAAGTGGGGAGGCTGCAATCCTCCAACTTAACAAAATTGTGACCAGACAAGCCCTCATGGACTTGCCTGATTTCGACGGGTCTTATAAGGTATGGCCCAGGTTTCAGAGTATCTTTGAAACAACTACAAAAGAAGGAGGCTTCAGTGATGTGGAAAATCTGAACCGcctagaaaaacatttgaagggACAAGCCCTGTTTCACGTAGAGTCTCTGTTGACAGATCATACAAATGTTCCACTAATTATGAAATCCTTGAAGGAACAGTTCGGTAACGTCCGATTCCTTTATGAAGGATATTTAAAAGATGCACTCAGTCTTAAAAACCCAAGTGTGGAGAACCCACAATCAATGATTGATTTTGTAACTTCGATCGAGAACTTAGTTACAAATATCAAACTGCTGAAACAACCTGATTACCTGAAGGATCAAAGGTTGATACAAGATCTGGTAGCAAAACTACCATTCAATTTGCGTCAGCAATGGCTGAAATCGTTGCTTGAAAAAGAGAAAGCAGTGAATTTGCTTGAAGCAAATAAATTGCCTGATTTAGAATCGTTTTCTATATGGCTAAAGGACCATAAGTCATTGGCAACCATGATGATGTCGTATAAGACGGGAGAATACTCTCAACCAGGGAACCGCGAAAGGTTCAATAGAAGAGAAAAATTGAATGCTCATTTGGATATAAAATCAGACAAAAGATACAAGTGTTTCTCATGCAATGAAACAACTCATAGAAATGCTGAATGTCCAGTTTTCGCAAAAATGGATGTCGCTAAAAGAATAGAAAGTGTGAAGCAAAATAGACTTTGTTTCGCTTGTTGTAACTTCTCGAACCATAATTCGAGAAACTGCCAGAACCCTAGGAAATGCAATATTGCTGGGTGTAAGATAAACCACCACCCAATGCTTCACGAAACCAAAAGAACTCCTACCGTGGAGAAAAAGTCTGAAAATACAGCAAATCAAGTTAACCACCATGATAGGAATGATAGTAGTGTGTATTATCAAATCATGCCGGTGGTATTATCAAATGGAGATAAAAGAGTTAGGGTTTTAGCTCTTTTAGATCTCGGTTCATCTACTAGTTTGTTGCTAGATGATGTAAGAAAAGAATTGGCCATAAAGGGCACTAAGAAACCCTTAGCTCTTTCATGGACTGATGGAAACGTACAAAACGATGAGAACAGTCAAGAGATTACAGTTAGTATCGAAGGCTGTTATGGAAAAACTTACGAGTTACGAAAAATGCGTACTATCAGTAGCATGTCACTACCCGAACAGTCCTTAAATAAGGACAAGATGATTAAACGTTATCCGCATCTGAaggatacaaatttgaaaagttatgGAAAAGAATGTCCAAAACTTTTAATAGGCTTGCCACACTCGTTCGTTATTCAAGGATTAGAATCAAGAGTAGGCAAATTCAATGAACCCATTGCAAACAGAACCAGATTAGGCTGGGTCTTGCATGGCAAGGTATCTGGGAATAATTCCAATAAGAACTCCAATGGGAGACATACAGTCGCGTTGCACAAGGAAGTGCAGCATCATGAAACAtccataaataaaatgaaaagtgTATTCCTACCAAAAAGTAatttgtcgaaacctctaatTGCAAGAATTGAGGAAACAGAAAGCGTAATTGAAGAAGCGCATAACAAGAATGGCCATTGTGAAATTGGTCTACAACACGATGATAAAGAATTCAAAACGGAAAATCCAACGAAGAGAAATATTTTATCCACGATTATGAGAGTATATGATCCATTGGGATTAATTTCAAACATTACAATTCAAGGTAAAATATTTATGCAAGAGTTGTGGAAGTTGGGGTTAGAATGGGATGAACCAATTCCAGAAGATTTGAATGAGTCCTGGAATCATTGGTTAACTAAACTTTTAGCtactaaaaatatcaaatttccaaGACAACAAACTGAAGTAAATCTATCAGCAGCAAAAGCACGTGTTGCCCTCAACAAGATGCTGTCCATTCCACGTCTTGAATTATTAGCAGCAGTATTAGGAACTCGAATCGCGGAAAATATAATGAATGAACTAAGATTGAAAATCGACAGAACCATATATTGGTCTGATTCGAAGACAGTGCTAGCTTGGATACAGTCTGATGCTAGATCATATAATGTATTCGTAGGATTACGAATTAGTGAAATACTCGACTCTACAACCATATCTCAATGGAGATGGGTAGACACGAACAACAATCCAGCAGATGAAGCAACGAAGGTTGTAACAAAGGAATCCATTTGGATGCATGGTCCAAATTTCCTAAAGTATCAAGAAGAAAACTGGCCTGTAAAAGGAAAacgttttcaaacaaatgaagAATTGAAGCCAGTTCATATCATAAGGGAATGCAAAATTCCAAACTATAGTTACATTCAAATAGAATGGTGTTCCGATTGGAGTCGTTTGAAACGAGCCATCGGTGGTATAATGAAAATGATCGTTTCGAAAGCTAAGAATATGGCCTACGAAAATACATTGcttaacagtctggacccgaagcctgatttttctgttacattcttattggaatttcatataaactgtaacggggattgcaggcaccgggtcctgactattaaAGAAGATTTCTGTGAAGCTGAAATCGTTCTGATTAAAAAGGCTCAGTGGGATAAGTTCCCGAGCGAAATGAAGTCATTAACATTTGAATTGCCAATTGAGAAAAATAGTTCTCTTAGAGGTCTCACACCGTTCCTTGATGAAAAGGGAGTGATGAGGTCGAGAGGAAGATTGGAAAATGCTGACGTGCTAAACTACGCAGCTAAGTTTCCAATTATATTACCGAAAGATCACCATGTTAGTAAACTCATACTGAAATATTACCACGAGAAATTCTACCATTTGAAACTGGATGCGTCAATAGCATCAGTTAGACAAAAGTACTGGATAATTGACATTAGAGCAACAATGAAGAAAGTAAAGAACGCATGTCaattatgcaaaaatagatCGGCGCAACCTCAGCCACCCATAATGACTGCGCTTCCGTCATACAGAACAATTCCATTTGTTAAACCGTTTACTTATGCCGGAGTAGATTACTTTGGGCCGGTAAATGTCTCTATAGGGAGACGAGTTGAAAAACGTTGGGGAGTAGTATTTACTTGCCTAATAACAAGAGCAGTTTATTTGGATCTGTCTCGTAATCTGAGTACAGATGCCTTTTTtatctgtttgaaaaatgttcaatcAAGACGAGGTAGAATTATGCAATTGTACAGTGACAATGGAACAAATTGCATTGGAGCAAATAATGAAATCAAAAGAATCCGTCAGAGATTAGCAAGCGAAGGAATTGAATGGTTCTTCAATCCACCTTCAGCGCCTCATTTTGGAGGTGTTTGGGAAAGAATGGTAAAAGAAGTCAAAAGTATTTTAGCATCGGTGCAAGAAACTATGCCAGAAGATGTTCTACGAGGCTTACTCATTGAAATTGAGTATATCATAAATAGCAGACCGTTGACTCATATTCCACTGGAGTCAGAAGACGACGAAGTTTTAACACCATATCACTTTCTGATAAATTGTTCCGGTGATATGGAACCAATGTTAAATGATGTTTCAAAAGGCGAAGCTCTACGAGAGCAATGGAAAAGGTCCAGCCAGTTGGCAAATAACTACTGGAACCGATGGATAAAAGAGTATTTACCCAGTCTTACAAAGAGACCAAAATGGAATCAAGAAATGAAACCAATTGAAGTTGGAGATATTGCTATAACTCCTGATGAAGAGAACAAAGGAAAG
Coding sequences:
- the LOC128093281 gene encoding uncharacterized protein LOC128093281 encodes the protein MLHETKRTPTVEKKSENTANQVNHHDRNDSSVYYQIMPVVLSNGDKRVRVLALLDLGSSTSLLLDDVRKELAIKGTKKPLALSWTDGNVQNDENSQEITVSIEGCYGKTYELRKMRTISSMSLPEQSLNKDKMIKRYPHLKDTNLKSYGKECPKLLIGLPHSFVIQGLESRVGKFNEPIANRTRLGWVLHGKVSGNNSNKNSNGRHTVALHKEVQHHETSINKMKSVFLPKSNLSKPLIARIEETESVIEEAHNKNGHCEIGLQHDDKEFKTENPTKRNILSTIMRVYDPLGLISNITIQGKIFMQELWKLGLEWDEPIPEDLNESWNHWLTKLLATKNIKFPRQQTEVNLSAAKARVALNKMLSIPRLELLAAVLGTRIAENIMNELRLKIDRTIYWSDSKTVLAWIQSDARSYNVFVGLRISEILDSTTISQWRWVDTNNNPADEATKVVTKESIWMHGPNFLKYQEENWPVKGKRFQTNEELKPVHIIRECKIPNYSYIQIEWCSDWSRLKRAIGGIMKMIVSKAKNMAYENTLLNKDFCEAEIVLIKKAQWDKFPSEMKSLTFELPIEKNSSLRGLTPFLDEKGVMRSRGRLENADVLNYAAKFPIILPKDHHVSKLILKYYHEKFYHLKLDASIASVRQKYWIIDIRATMKKVKNACQLCKNRSAQPQPPIMTALPSYRTIPFVKPFTYAGVDYFGPVNVSIGRRVEKRWGVVFTCLITRAVYLDLSRNLSTDAFFICLKNVQSRRGRIMQLYSDNGTNCIGANNEIKRIRQRLASEGIEWFFNPPSAPHFGGVWERMVKEVKSILASVQETMPEDVLRGLLIEIEYIINSRPLTHIPLESEDDEVLTPYHFLINCSGDMEPMLNDVSKGEALREQWKRSSQLANNYWNRWIKEYLPSLTKRPKWNQEMKPIEVGDIAITPDEENKGKWIKCLVTDTRPGKDGIVRSVRIKTASGKYLTRPVVKLAVLDVKRKQRNASDDDGNKKIEMKDDKQNDDKYGMIRRYSAYI